A single genomic interval of Terriglobus albidus harbors:
- a CDS encoding TolC family protein: protein MLTVDQAVDEAIKHNLDFLAQKYDLSVAEAQIVTAKLRPNPLLTLDADHLDLLGTGFTTAGTNPNNGGPVEYSVRGDYLYERGGKRQARTALAVGNRDVTRLSLADSVRGLILTVQGAFVDVLNAKQSLQLAQENLKTFQDIVTINQTRFKDGDIAQVELMRSEVAELQYANAVRQAQLQEVSALSRLQLLLGRTPLQPIDVQGDLREDFPDGTREALFNLALQDRPDLQALVRDEGRADADLRLQKANGKVDWQIGAEYRRQTVTAQANTLGFFVQSPVALFNRNQGEIARAQQALLQAQARSRAMKATVQNDVDQAFLQYQASRDTLQNVERSMLGKAKDVRSISDYAYKRGEISLVEFIDAVRAYNDTMQTYNDARAGYARSLYGLDAATGSTTAAGKVPLP from the coding sequence GTGCTCACCGTTGACCAGGCGGTGGATGAGGCAATCAAGCACAATCTTGACTTCCTCGCGCAGAAGTACGATCTCAGTGTTGCTGAGGCACAGATCGTTACCGCGAAATTGCGCCCCAACCCGCTGCTTACCCTGGATGCGGACCACCTCGACCTACTGGGGACCGGCTTCACTACCGCCGGGACGAACCCGAACAACGGTGGTCCGGTGGAGTACAGCGTTCGTGGTGACTATCTCTACGAGCGTGGTGGGAAGCGCCAGGCCAGGACGGCGCTCGCCGTCGGCAACCGGGATGTGACTCGACTCTCGTTGGCAGATTCCGTGAGAGGGCTGATCCTGACGGTGCAGGGCGCGTTCGTGGACGTCCTGAATGCCAAGCAATCGCTGCAGCTCGCCCAGGAAAACCTGAAGACCTTTCAGGACATCGTCACCATCAATCAGACCCGGTTCAAGGATGGCGATATCGCGCAGGTTGAGTTGATGCGCTCCGAAGTTGCGGAGCTTCAGTATGCCAACGCCGTTCGCCAGGCGCAGTTGCAGGAGGTCTCAGCCTTGTCGCGGCTGCAGCTCCTGCTGGGACGCACACCGTTGCAGCCGATCGATGTGCAGGGCGATCTCCGGGAGGATTTTCCCGACGGAACCAGGGAGGCCCTTTTCAATCTCGCGCTGCAGGACCGGCCTGATCTACAGGCTCTGGTTCGCGATGAGGGACGGGCCGATGCCGACCTACGCCTGCAGAAGGCAAATGGAAAAGTAGATTGGCAGATCGGCGCGGAATACCGCCGGCAGACTGTCACCGCCCAGGCCAACACGCTGGGATTCTTTGTCCAGAGTCCGGTTGCTCTGTTCAACCGCAACCAGGGCGAGATTGCGCGGGCACAGCAGGCGCTGCTGCAAGCTCAGGCGCGTAGCCGCGCGATGAAGGCTACCGTACAGAATGACGTCGATCAGGCGTTTTTGCAGTATCAGGCCTCACGCGATACTTTGCAGAACGTGGAGCGCTCGATGCTTGGCAAGGCGAAGGACGTCCGCAGTATCTCGGACTATGCCTACAAGCGAGGCGAGATCAGCCTAGTCGAATTTATCGACGCCGTCCGCGCCTATAACGACACGATGCAAACCTACAATGACGCCCGCGCCGGTTACGCGCGGAGCCTCTACGGTCTCGACGCTGCGACCGGCTCCACTACAGCGGCTGGAAAGGTGCCACTGCCATGA
- a CDS encoding efflux RND transporter periplasmic adaptor subunit, which yields MKLSLISLFALCLLASGCSKKQDPANAAEKAVVSGSHIKLPVDSPQLARIQTQAASVEQVPQQELVLPAKIEADPTKVSHIALPVSGRIRQVLVALGDNVRQGQPVLTVDSPDAATAMSAYRQAQSNIAVSKALLAKADADLTRAKDLFAHGAAAEKDVFAADAVRVQSEQALVQAEASFEEAGKRLSVLGIQPGSVINQYITIRSSVTGKVTEINAVGGELRNDTSTPFLTVADLSTVWVSADVPEDQVRFVRVGSPVSITINSFPGEVFAAKVMRIGDTEDPQTRTIKVRAFLPNPQGRFRPDMFASIRAQQGAVELPTIPRSAVLESEGRITVFVERAKGDYEQVPVQFGWQGQDRVAVVSGIHAGDRVVVSGGMLLRGY from the coding sequence ATGAAGCTCTCCCTGATCTCTCTTTTCGCTCTCTGCCTGTTGGCGAGCGGTTGCTCGAAGAAGCAAGACCCGGCAAACGCCGCGGAGAAGGCTGTCGTCAGCGGCAGTCACATCAAGCTGCCGGTGGACTCGCCACAGCTTGCCCGCATTCAGACACAAGCGGCCAGTGTGGAACAGGTACCGCAGCAAGAGTTGGTATTGCCCGCAAAGATCGAAGCCGATCCAACGAAGGTTTCTCATATTGCGCTTCCCGTAAGCGGCCGCATCCGCCAGGTGCTGGTAGCCCTAGGGGATAACGTGCGTCAGGGACAGCCTGTACTCACCGTCGACAGCCCGGATGCCGCTACGGCCATGAGCGCCTACCGGCAGGCACAGTCGAATATCGCAGTATCGAAAGCTCTTCTGGCAAAGGCAGACGCAGACCTGACGCGCGCGAAGGACCTCTTCGCACATGGCGCCGCCGCGGAGAAGGATGTTTTTGCAGCGGACGCGGTGAGAGTGCAGTCGGAACAGGCGTTGGTACAGGCGGAGGCCTCCTTTGAGGAAGCAGGCAAGCGTCTTTCCGTCCTCGGAATTCAGCCCGGCAGTGTGATCAATCAGTACATCACTATTCGATCCAGTGTGACCGGCAAGGTAACTGAGATCAATGCGGTGGGCGGAGAACTGCGCAATGACACCAGCACTCCCTTCCTGACGGTCGCCGATCTGAGCACCGTATGGGTCTCCGCGGATGTTCCGGAAGATCAGGTGCGCTTCGTCCGCGTAGGATCGCCGGTATCGATCACCATCAATTCATTTCCCGGAGAGGTCTTTGCAGCGAAGGTCATGCGCATTGGGGATACGGAGGATCCACAGACCAGAACCATCAAGGTACGAGCCTTCCTCCCGAATCCCCAGGGCCGGTTCCGTCCCGACATGTTCGCATCGATCCGTGCACAGCAGGGAGCAGTAGAACTACCGACAATTCCTCGGAGCGCCGTCCTCGAAAGTGAAGGCAGGATCACCGTCTTCGTTGAGCGGGCCAAGGGAGACTACGAACAAGTTCCCGTGCAGTTTGGTTGGCAGGGACAGGACCGTGTCGCGGTTGTCAGCGGCATTCACGCCGGAGATCGTGTCGTCGTAAGCGGCGGCATGCTTCTCCGGGGATATTGA
- a CDS encoding metal/formaldehyde-sensitive transcriptional repressor: MSHSDREQAKLLMRSKKLRGQLDAFERDLTAGKDCGDLLMLLAAVRGAINGLMAEVLEDHIRFHLAASSKERIAPELAEDLIDLVRSYLK; this comes from the coding sequence ATGTCACATTCAGATAGAGAACAGGCAAAGCTCCTCATGCGGAGCAAGAAACTTAGAGGTCAACTCGACGCATTCGAGCGCGACCTGACCGCGGGTAAGGATTGCGGTGACCTCCTCATGCTGCTGGCCGCAGTTCGTGGAGCCATCAACGGGTTGATGGCCGAGGTCCTCGAAGATCACATCCGCTTTCATCTGGCCGCATCATCCAAAGAGCGTATTGCTCCAGAACTAGCCGAGGATCTGATCGACTTGGTTCGTTCCTATCTCAAGTAG
- a CDS encoding YXWGXW repeat-containing protein codes for MNRKPMLALLGAALTLSAAAAEAQVYVRIGPPPPVREVVPVRPVGHPNWVWQPGYHRWDGGRYVWVPGAYAAPPRPYARWVPGHWARRPGGWYWMDGHWR; via the coding sequence ATGAACAGAAAACCCATGCTCGCACTTCTAGGCGCCGCTCTCACCCTGTCTGCAGCTGCGGCAGAGGCGCAGGTTTATGTACGCATTGGGCCTCCCCCACCTGTACGCGAGGTCGTTCCCGTCCGCCCTGTCGGCCATCCAAACTGGGTCTGGCAACCTGGCTATCATCGCTGGGACGGCGGCCGTTACGTCTGGGTCCCCGGAGCCTATGCCGCTCCGCCACGCCCGTATGCACGCTGGGTGCCCGGCCACTGGGCCCGCCGTCCAGGCGGCTGGTACTGGATGGACGGCCACTGGAGATAA